A part of Paraburkholderia largidicola genomic DNA contains:
- a CDS encoding GlxA family transcriptional regulator, which produces MPEDISFLLLPGFSAIGFMSAIEPLRVANRFRENLYRWHILSVDGAPVAASNGISMNAEAAFGDVDHARTVFIVAGFDPLACYSRTLGDWLRRLDHAHATLGGIDTGAFILAEAGLLRTTDSVTLHWEALSAFRERYPSVNASEELFEIGARRITCAGGTASIDMMLDLISRSHGAALASSISEQFVVSRIRQRSDHQRMEIAARYGVHNRKLIQVIGVMEQNMEEPLAPADLAQEIGVTRRQLERLFCSSLKDTPTHFYLQLRLDRARELLRQTDMSITAICVACGFESPSHFSRTYRARFGTSPRSDRSPLRHTAGGNTNTTLETAVP; this is translated from the coding sequence ATGCCCGAAGACATTTCGTTCCTGCTGCTGCCGGGCTTTTCGGCGATCGGTTTCATGTCGGCTATCGAGCCTTTGCGCGTCGCGAACCGCTTTCGCGAGAACCTGTACCGCTGGCATATCCTCAGCGTGGACGGCGCGCCCGTCGCCGCGAGCAATGGCATTTCGATGAATGCCGAAGCCGCATTCGGCGACGTCGATCACGCCAGAACGGTCTTTATCGTCGCGGGTTTCGATCCGCTCGCGTGCTACAGCCGCACGCTCGGCGACTGGCTCCGGCGCCTCGACCACGCGCATGCGACGCTCGGCGGCATCGATACGGGCGCATTCATTCTGGCCGAAGCGGGACTGCTGCGCACGACCGACAGCGTGACCTTGCATTGGGAAGCGCTCTCCGCGTTCCGCGAGCGCTACCCGTCGGTAAATGCGAGCGAAGAGCTATTCGAGATCGGTGCGCGGCGCATCACGTGCGCGGGCGGCACCGCATCCATCGACATGATGCTCGACCTGATCTCGCGCAGCCACGGCGCGGCGCTCGCCTCGTCGATCTCCGAACAATTCGTCGTGAGCCGCATTCGCCAGCGCTCCGATCATCAGCGCATGGAAATCGCCGCGCGTTACGGCGTGCATAACCGCAAGCTGATTCAGGTGATCGGCGTGATGGAACAGAACATGGAGGAACCGCTCGCGCCCGCCGATCTCGCACAGGAAATCGGCGTCACGCGCAGACAACTGGAGCGGCTTTTCTGTTCATCGTTAAAGGACACGCCAACGCATTTCTATCTGCAATTGAGGCTGGATCGCGCGCGTGAGTTGTTGAGGCAGACCGACATGTCGATTACGGCAATCTGCGTTGCGTGCGGATTCGAGTCGCCGTCGCACTTCTCGCGGACCTATCGCGCACGCTTCGGCACGAGTCCGCGCAGCGACCGGAGTCCACTGCGCCATACTGCTGGTGGCAATACCAATACGACACTCGAGACCGCTGTGCCTTGA
- a CDS encoding choline ABC transporter substrate-binding protein, translating to MKLIIKAVSACLAGLLAAVSLPALAQDPPSCRAVHFADIGWTDITSTTALASTVFEGLGYQPVTTVASVPISFAGLKSKQLDVSLGYWWPVQEKAIAPFVDAKSINVLQPPNLTGAKATFAVPTYEYDAGLKTFADIAKHRAELDGKIYGIEPGSSANAAIQKMIATNQFGLGGFKLIESSEAGMLVTVDRAVREKKWVVFLGWQPHPMNIQIDMKYLSGSEGVFGPNDGEARVYTLTSPDFLTRCPNAGKLVSNLRFTTQLENVVMQSVMNKEKPAEAAKAYLKKNPQVLDEWLAGVKTYDGKDGLPAVKSYLGL from the coding sequence ATGAAGTTGATCATCAAAGCCGTTTCCGCATGTCTTGCCGGCCTTCTGGCGGCAGTGTCGCTGCCCGCGCTCGCGCAGGACCCGCCGAGCTGCCGCGCCGTTCATTTCGCGGATATCGGCTGGACCGACATCACGTCGACAACGGCGCTTGCGTCGACTGTATTCGAAGGGCTGGGTTATCAACCGGTGACCACGGTGGCCTCCGTGCCGATCTCGTTTGCGGGATTGAAGAGCAAGCAGCTCGACGTGTCGCTCGGCTACTGGTGGCCCGTGCAGGAAAAAGCGATTGCGCCGTTCGTCGACGCGAAGTCGATCAACGTGTTGCAGCCGCCCAATCTGACGGGCGCGAAGGCAACATTCGCCGTGCCCACTTACGAATACGACGCGGGACTGAAGACGTTTGCCGATATCGCGAAGCATCGCGCGGAACTCGACGGAAAGATCTATGGCATCGAGCCGGGCAGCAGCGCGAATGCCGCCATCCAGAAGATGATCGCGACCAATCAGTTCGGTCTGGGCGGATTCAAGCTGATCGAATCGAGCGAGGCGGGCATGCTCGTGACAGTCGACCGCGCGGTGCGCGAGAAGAAATGGGTGGTCTTCCTCGGCTGGCAGCCGCATCCGATGAACATTCAGATCGATATGAAGTACTTGAGTGGAAGCGAAGGCGTATTCGGTCCGAACGATGGCGAAGCGCGCGTCTATACGCTGACCTCACCGGACTTTTTGACGCGCTGTCCGAATGCGGGAAAGCTCGTGAGCAATCTGCGCTTTACCACGCAACTCGAGAACGTCGTGATGCAGTCGGTCATGAACAAAGAGAAGCCTGCTGAAGCCGCCAAAGCGTATTTGAAAAAGAATCCGCAAGTACTCGACGAATGGCTTGCAGGCGTCAAGACGTATGACGGCAAGGACGGCTTGCCGGCCGTGAAATCTTATCTCGGTCTTTGA